In one Sporomusa sphaeroides DSM 2875 genomic region, the following are encoded:
- a CDS encoding YkuS family protein, whose translation MTRKVAVEDNLSAIKQVLTQRGFTVVSPESKENVMACIVTGMDSNLMDIQHTVTKAPVINADGMTPEQVVARIESLQ comes from the coding sequence ATGACAAGAAAAGTTGCGGTGGAGGATAACCTGTCAGCAATTAAACAAGTGTTGACACAAAGGGGCTTTACCGTAGTAAGCCCTGAAAGCAAGGAAAATGTAATGGCTTGTATAGTAACAGGTATGGATAGTAATCTAATGGATATTCAGCATACGGTTACCAAAGCTCCGGTTATTAATGCTGACGGCATGACGCCAGAGCAAGTAGTTGCCCGTATAGAATCACTTCAGTAA
- a CDS encoding 2-hydroxyacid dehydrogenase: MGKYKVVVTGRIMPAGLAMLKEHCEIYQWEQTARPRVADLSEWLREAEGLFVSTNIPVNEELLAVAPRLKVIAQPAVGYDSVDIPACTNRKIPFGNTPGVLVETTAELAFGLLLTAARRIHEGWDWVRAGKWQPGVLMPFGVDLYGKTLGIVGMGAIGSAVARRAQASGMKVIYSNRKPRPDQDALKAEYRLFDELLAEADFIVVLTPLTAESRGMFGEKEFAKMKPTAYFINAARGAVVDTQALYKALAEKQIAYAALDVTDPEPLPADHPLLTLSNILVVPHIGSATTETRNKMAMLAAENLLLGLAGKPLVTCVNQEVNYR, encoded by the coding sequence ATGGGCAAATATAAAGTTGTAGTTACCGGACGAATTATGCCGGCAGGTTTGGCGATGTTGAAGGAGCATTGCGAGATCTATCAATGGGAGCAGACCGCAAGACCGCGAGTAGCGGATTTAAGCGAATGGCTGCGTGAGGCCGAGGGGCTGTTTGTTTCGACAAATATTCCTGTCAATGAGGAATTACTGGCAGTTGCGCCCCGGTTAAAGGTAATTGCCCAACCGGCAGTAGGCTACGATAGTGTGGACATTCCAGCTTGCACTAACCGTAAAATTCCGTTTGGCAATACCCCCGGTGTTCTGGTGGAGACAACGGCCGAACTTGCATTTGGACTGCTGCTAACTGCCGCCCGGCGCATTCACGAGGGCTGGGACTGGGTACGGGCCGGCAAGTGGCAGCCTGGCGTGCTTATGCCTTTTGGCGTAGATTTATATGGAAAAACACTTGGCATTGTGGGGATGGGGGCAATTGGCTCGGCTGTTGCCAGACGGGCTCAAGCCAGCGGGATGAAAGTAATCTACAGTAACCGCAAGCCACGTCCGGACCAAGACGCACTTAAGGCTGAATATCGCCTGTTTGATGAACTGTTGGCCGAAGCTGATTTTATTGTTGTGCTGACACCGCTTACCGCCGAGAGCAGGGGGATGTTTGGCGAAAAAGAATTTGCAAAAATGAAGCCAACGGCCTATTTCATAAATGCTGCCAGGGGTGCGGTGGTGGATACGCAGGCTTTATATAAGGCACTTGCTGAAAAGCAAATTGCCTATGCCGCCTTGGATGTTACCGATCCCGAACCGTTACCGGCAGATCATCCGCTCTTAACACTATCAAATATTCTTGTAGTACCGCATATTGGCAGCGCAACAACCGAAACCCGCAATAAGATGGCAATGCTGGCAGCGGAAAATTTACTGCTGGGATTAGCCGGCAAGCCGCTGGTAACTTGCGTAAATCAGGAAGTCAATTATCGTTAG
- a CDS encoding sodium:solute symporter family protein: MSNEVIALIVIFIFVIGATIVGMIPGMNKKMSLEEWAVGNRSFGRWLNWFIMAGEIYTAFAFLGASGWAYARGGPTFYILGYGALAYVVGYYLLPAIATVGRKHGLMTQPDLVEKLYNSKALGILTACIGIAFLMPYLQLQLTGLGLIIETCSYGQITRVPAMLIAFTMVATFVYISGLKGVAATAAIKDVIMMAAVVFFGLYLPAHYFGSVGGMFEALDAAKPGFLTLPGGTKNLDVSWVMSTLVVTSLGFYMWPHFSANSFSAKNNEVLRHNAVYLPLYQFCLLFPMLIGFTALLVLVPALKTPDMAFMAIVQQVFPGWALGLVGGAGALACMIPAADLLLSTSMLFSRNVYGRTIGQNASPATIGRLARMVVLVLTAIALALAIFVPNMLVNLLLTGYSGVTQFFPMLVLGLCWKKATKLGAYAGLIVGEILVFALILGKMDPLPFANLNLNAGFVALVANAAVFVVVSLLTYDAKLDRSAATTVKTQ; encoded by the coding sequence ATGAGTAATGAGGTAATTGCGCTTATTGTTATTTTTATCTTTGTTATTGGCGCTACTATTGTTGGTATGATTCCCGGTATGAATAAGAAAATGAGTTTGGAAGAGTGGGCTGTTGGCAACCGGAGTTTTGGCCGATGGCTTAATTGGTTTATTATGGCTGGCGAGATCTATACTGCCTTTGCTTTTTTGGGAGCAAGCGGCTGGGCCTACGCACGTGGCGGACCGACTTTCTATATCCTGGGTTATGGGGCGCTGGCCTATGTAGTAGGGTATTATTTACTGCCGGCTATTGCCACAGTAGGCCGCAAGCATGGTCTGATGACGCAGCCGGATTTGGTGGAAAAGCTATATAACAGCAAAGCCTTGGGCATACTCACGGCTTGTATAGGGATAGCTTTCCTGATGCCCTATTTGCAGCTTCAGTTAACAGGGCTTGGTCTGATTATTGAAACTTGCTCCTATGGGCAAATTACCCGTGTACCGGCTATGCTGATAGCCTTTACTATGGTGGCTACCTTTGTGTACATAAGCGGTTTAAAGGGTGTTGCTGCCACGGCAGCGATAAAAGATGTTATTATGATGGCTGCCGTAGTATTTTTTGGTTTATATCTTCCGGCACACTATTTCGGTAGTGTCGGCGGCATGTTTGAAGCCTTGGATGCGGCAAAACCGGGTTTCTTAACTTTGCCTGGCGGCACCAAGAATCTGGATGTAAGCTGGGTGATGTCAACTTTAGTGGTCACTAGCTTAGGCTTTTACATGTGGCCTCATTTTTCCGCAAACAGTTTTAGTGCTAAAAACAATGAAGTATTACGTCATAATGCCGTGTATTTGCCATTATATCAATTTTGTTTACTTTTCCCGATGCTTATTGGTTTTACGGCGCTGCTGGTGCTGGTGCCGGCACTTAAGACACCTGACATGGCGTTTATGGCCATTGTTCAGCAAGTTTTCCCGGGCTGGGCTCTCGGCTTGGTGGGCGGTGCCGGAGCACTGGCCTGTATGATACCGGCGGCTGACTTGCTGTTGTCTACTTCGATGCTGTTTTCGCGTAATGTATATGGACGGACAATAGGTCAGAATGCCAGCCCGGCAACTATTGGAAGGCTGGCAAGGATGGTTGTGCTTGTGCTGACAGCCATTGCTCTGGCACTGGCTATATTTGTTCCCAATATGCTTGTAAACCTGCTCTTAACCGGCTATTCCGGCGTTACTCAGTTCTTCCCCATGCTTGTGCTGGGTTTGTGCTGGAAGAAAGCCACAAAGCTGGGAGCCTATGCCGGGCTGATTGTGGGAGAAATACTTGTTTTTGCGCTTATTCTTGGAAAAATGGACCCACTGCCTTTTGCCAATTTGAACCTGAATGCCGGGTTTGTGGCATTAGTAGCTAATGCTGCAGTCTTTGTTGTAGTAAGTTTGTTAACTTATGATGCGAAGCTTGACCGCTCTGCTGCTACGACAGTTAAGACCCAATAA
- the pheA gene encoding prephenate dehydratase, whose protein sequence is MLRKVGFLGPSGTYSEEIALSLYHENEARLEPFSAIDAAIRAVAAGEVDESIVPVENSLEGSVNITLDTLAHDVDLYITKEVVLPVRHSLLTKKDGNKNIAVIVSHPQALAQCRKTLGKLYPQAKLQPVDSTAEAARIVAAGDGRYAAVGSAKAAEIYGLKILAGDIQDNIANSTRFISLERQPVRQVQGNCKTSLVCQINGLRPGSLYNILQEFAAREVNLTRIESRPARTGLGLYIFFLDMEGSTAESNIAGAVKAIEEKCLWYKNLGSYPVYHTGK, encoded by the coding sequence ATGCTTAGAAAAGTTGGATTTTTAGGACCGTCAGGAACATATTCTGAGGAAATTGCCTTAAGCCTTTATCATGAAAACGAAGCCCGGCTGGAACCGTTTAGTGCCATTGATGCCGCAATTAGAGCGGTTGCGGCCGGTGAAGTGGATGAGAGTATTGTACCGGTGGAAAATTCCCTGGAGGGGTCGGTCAATATTACCCTGGATACCCTTGCCCATGATGTTGATTTATATATTACCAAAGAAGTGGTCTTGCCTGTCAGACATAGCTTGCTGACCAAAAAAGACGGCAACAAAAACATTGCTGTAATTGTTTCTCATCCGCAAGCGTTGGCTCAATGCCGTAAAACCTTAGGGAAGCTGTATCCGCAGGCTAAACTCCAACCGGTTGATAGCACAGCCGAGGCGGCCAGAATTGTTGCTGCCGGTGATGGCCGGTATGCGGCTGTCGGCAGTGCAAAGGCAGCCGAAATATATGGATTGAAAATATTGGCAGGCGATATTCAGGATAATATCGCTAATTCAACCCGGTTTATTAGTCTGGAAAGGCAACCGGTACGCCAGGTACAGGGCAACTGCAAAACCTCACTGGTATGTCAGATCAATGGGCTGCGTCCAGGCAGCTTGTACAATATATTGCAAGAATTTGCAGCAAGAGAAGTCAATTTAACCAGGATAGAATCTCGCCCTGCTCGTACCGGACTGGGATTGTATATATTTTTTCTTGACATGGAAGGCAGTACGGCGGAAAGTAATATTGCCGGCGCTGTTAAGGCCATTGAAGAAAAATGTTTGTGGTATAAGAATCTGGGCTCTTACCCGGTCTATCATACCGGCAAATAG
- a CDS encoding M20 metallopeptidase family protein, which yields MNQPIHELVQHGHNYVVAMRRHFRSFPELSGQEYETQKKIISELTAMGLEPRSIAGTGVLAEITGGKAGRTVAIRADIDALPIQDEIEQPYCSQNAGCCHACGHDGHIAMLLGSAKVFSSIKDELTGNIRLLFQPSEESFPGGAIAMIDEGALAKVDAIIGAHLWQPLAVGTMGITYGPMMASPDQFTITIKGRGGHGSMPHQTIDPLYVGAQIVLALKTITGNQVNAKELAVLSIGMFKAGDAFNIIPDTAILRGTVRTFAQNIREIIFANIDRICNGICAAAGAAYTLESLYGFPPVINNPQVAQVVATAGEKVLGKTAVIELSPAMVGEDFAYYQQQVPGCFMFIGVGNEAKGVVYPHHHPKFDMDERALSHGVEVMVNSALHLLKA from the coding sequence ATGAACCAACCCATTCATGAACTTGTACAGCACGGACATAATTATGTTGTTGCAATGAGGCGGCATTTCCGGAGTTTTCCGGAGCTAAGCGGACAGGAGTATGAAACTCAGAAAAAAATCATATCCGAACTGACAGCTATGGGACTGGAACCCCGTTCGATTGCCGGGACAGGAGTTCTGGCTGAGATTACGGGAGGAAAGGCTGGCAGAACGGTGGCTATACGTGCTGATATTGATGCGCTGCCTATTCAAGATGAGATTGAGCAGCCATACTGTTCACAAAACGCCGGTTGCTGTCACGCCTGCGGCCATGACGGTCATATTGCCATGCTGCTTGGCAGTGCCAAAGTTTTTAGCAGCATTAAAGATGAACTGACAGGCAATATCCGGCTGCTATTTCAACCGAGTGAGGAAAGCTTCCCCGGTGGTGCTATTGCTATGATTGATGAAGGCGCGCTGGCTAAGGTGGATGCGATAATAGGGGCGCATCTCTGGCAGCCGCTGGCAGTAGGGACAATGGGGATAACCTATGGCCCGATGATGGCTTCACCAGATCAGTTTACTATTACGATTAAAGGTCGCGGCGGTCATGGGTCAATGCCGCATCAAACAATTGATCCGTTGTACGTTGGCGCTCAGATTGTGCTGGCTTTAAAAACCATTACCGGCAACCAGGTAAATGCCAAGGAGCTGGCAGTGCTGTCAATTGGGATGTTTAAAGCAGGCGATGCTTTCAATATAATTCCCGATACGGCAATCTTGCGGGGAACGGTACGGACATTTGCGCAAAATATCCGCGAAATAATTTTCGCTAATATTGACAGGATTTGCAACGGGATTTGCGCTGCTGCAGGCGCTGCTTATACGCTGGAAAGTCTCTATGGTTTTCCGCCGGTTATCAATAATCCGCAAGTGGCACAAGTTGTCGCCACAGCCGGAGAAAAGGTCTTAGGCAAGACGGCAGTGATTGAATTAAGTCCGGCCATGGTAGGTGAGGATTTTGCCTACTATCAGCAGCAGGTACCGGGTTGCTTCATGTTTATTGGTGTTGGTAATGAGGCCAAAGGGGTTGTTTACCCTCATCACCATCCTAAGTTTGATATGGACGAAAGGGCACTTAGCCATGGGGTCGAGGTTATGGTGAATTCTGCCTTGCATCTGTTAAAGGCATGA
- a CDS encoding anthranilate synthase component II: MILLLDNYDSFTYNVYQYVAGLGYPATVIRNDMTTIEQIAGAGYRGIIISPGPGTPANAGISKAVIERFAGQVPILGICLGHQAIGEVFGGQVVRAPQPVHGKAEYIIHRGQGIYRDLPKPFTAGRYHSLIVDKAGLPDCLEITASSQDDLIMGLRHRKYDVEGVQFHPESILTPQGNKILENFLVKVR, from the coding sequence ATGATTTTACTGCTCGATAATTATGACTCGTTCACCTATAACGTGTATCAGTATGTGGCTGGTCTGGGCTATCCGGCAACAGTCATTCGCAATGACATGACTACCATAGAACAAATTGCCGGAGCGGGATATCGCGGGATCATTATTTCACCCGGACCTGGAACTCCGGCAAATGCGGGTATTAGTAAAGCGGTTATCGAACGGTTTGCCGGACAAGTTCCCATATTGGGAATTTGTCTTGGCCACCAGGCTATCGGTGAAGTATTTGGCGGGCAGGTGGTTCGTGCACCGCAGCCTGTGCATGGCAAAGCCGAGTACATTATTCACCGGGGGCAGGGCATTTACCGTGATTTACCCAAGCCGTTTACTGCCGGCAGATATCACTCACTGATTGTTGATAAAGCAGGACTGCCTGACTGCCTGGAAATTACGGCCAGTTCGCAGGATGATTTAATTATGGGCCTTAGACACCGCAAGTATGATGTAGAAGGAGTGCAGTTCCATCCTGAGTCTATTCTGACGCCCCAAGGAAATAAAATACTGGAGAATTTTCTTGTTAAGGTAAGATAA
- a CDS encoding putative signal transducing protein, giving the protein MWTVVYIASNRAQAEMFKNVLCNEGVLANIRPAGVVSALGDGMYEILVLESEADEANSILCQYVTR; this is encoded by the coding sequence ATGTGGACCGTAGTATATATAGCTTCTAACCGGGCACAGGCTGAAATGTTTAAAAATGTACTGTGCAATGAAGGTGTACTTGCTAATATTCGTCCGGCAGGAGTCGTGTCCGCGCTCGGGGATGGCATGTATGAAATTTTGGTTTTGGAGTCAGAAGCCGACGAAGCTAATTCTATTTTGTGCCAATACGTAACACGTTAG
- a CDS encoding mechanosensitive ion channel family protein, with translation MEVGGIYIPEPLHAVVAFITDYSYLSKLAVSVFIFFVFWGFQNLFTNYIFAFILRLIHRNNDTQEHSFLNTVRVPIRNLIVLVGIYLALQNFLPDTFNSVLNNILRTGSIVLFSSAINALIGYYSENQDRIHQIFNHEIDKILIPFFSKVMRFVVLALAFVAIASTWGYDVNGFIAGLGLGGLAFALAAKDLIANIFSGIIIITDKPFSIGDWIKASDVEGTVEDINFRSTKIRAFDAALVTVPNSNLVNTSIINFTKRNLRRITFQLNVRYDTPSYKLEACIAGIENILRTHPEIDQKMIFVKFDSFGKNGLEIFLYFFAKTIVWEKYLNIKQDINLRIMEVLEKEGVFVALPSTSVYVEPSMTDNISEKAL, from the coding sequence ATGGAAGTGGGCGGTATCTACATACCGGAGCCATTACATGCCGTAGTGGCATTTATTACAGACTACTCATACCTATCCAAACTGGCAGTATCTGTTTTCATTTTTTTTGTATTTTGGGGATTTCAAAATCTCTTTACTAATTATATCTTTGCTTTTATTCTCAGGCTTATTCACCGAAACAATGACACTCAGGAGCATTCTTTTCTTAATACTGTCCGTGTACCTATCAGGAATTTAATTGTACTTGTCGGTATTTACCTTGCCTTGCAAAACTTCTTGCCTGACACCTTCAACTCTGTACTAAATAATATATTGAGAACAGGCAGTATTGTTTTATTTTCAAGTGCTATAAATGCATTGATTGGTTATTACTCTGAAAACCAAGATAGAATCCACCAGATTTTTAATCACGAAATAGACAAAATTTTAATTCCGTTTTTTTCAAAAGTAATGCGGTTTGTTGTGCTGGCGTTAGCCTTTGTTGCCATCGCCAGTACCTGGGGCTATGATGTCAATGGTTTTATAGCCGGTCTGGGGCTTGGCGGCCTGGCTTTTGCCCTGGCAGCCAAAGACCTTATTGCCAATATTTTCTCCGGAATTATTATTATCACAGACAAACCGTTTAGTATTGGCGACTGGATAAAAGCAAGTGATGTTGAAGGAACGGTTGAAGACATTAATTTCAGAAGCACTAAAATTAGGGCTTTTGACGCGGCACTGGTTACTGTTCCTAACTCAAATCTGGTAAATACTTCTATTATAAATTTTACCAAACGTAATTTACGCCGGATAACTTTCCAATTAAACGTGCGTTACGATACCCCCAGTTATAAGTTAGAAGCATGCATTGCCGGGATTGAAAACATTCTCCGGACACATCCGGAAATTGATCAAAAAATGATATTTGTCAAATTCGATTCCTTTGGAAAAAATGGTCTGGAAATATTTTTATACTTTTTTGCTAAAACCATTGTTTGGGAAAAATACCTCAATATTAAGCAGGATATTAACCTCAGAATTATGGAGGTTTTGGAGAAAGAGGGTGTGTTTGTTGCCTTGCCAAGTACCAGTGTTTATGTTGAACCCTCTATGACAGACAATATCTCAGAAAAAGCCCTGTAA
- a CDS encoding DUF3311 domain-containing protein: protein MRILSPVKIILTLIPFIWTIGMIPFVNRVKPMVMGLPFLAFWLVAGIIVAFLCIKALYAIDSKNNKEAE, encoded by the coding sequence GTGAGGATTTTGAGTCCGGTTAAAATTATTTTAACGCTAATTCCTTTTATCTGGACAATTGGTATGATTCCTTTTGTCAACCGCGTTAAACCAATGGTTATGGGTCTGCCGTTTTTAGCCTTTTGGCTGGTAGCTGGAATTATTGTAGCATTCTTATGCATTAAGGCTCTTTATGCCATTGACTCAAAAAATAATAAAGAGGCGGAATGA
- a CDS encoding methyl-accepting chemotaxis protein, protein MKSIRTFFILVITGITLVVFGIQTYVSSTQIREFVVAQLEEKLLLQVSQEATALYIPLKEIADEAVALGNMTATIPEYRDEIIVNYIMKSVQKSKSFAGAGIAFEPYGYQPDVKNHFPYIGKDQNGTPALTWDYSVVDYHARAWYKLGISSQKQIAYSEPYLDQSDASRIWVSCVHPIEKNGKRIGVSAADFTLDTFKKQLTDIRVGQNGYAFALTRTGLVIGNYTGPGTEQAKDLSVQLTQVADKDWQALGQAALQADKPGVMRVNDNYIVYSPVGDSGMTLFLAYPAAEVFAGLNKLMYFNIILVIVSLILLVLALAYAVNRRIIKPLQSLSETANLVAAGDLSNLKAEQTSNDEIGRLAAAFHTMSGNLRTLMAQVMQSAESLASSSEELTASAEQSAQGASQTATTITAVAAGTERQTEAINEATAVVARISDEINQVAGNVGIVATTSGQASGAAKEGGKAVEAAVRQMAAIETKVTHSAQIVVKLGERSHEIGQIVNTIAGIASQTNLLALNAAIEAARAGEQGRGFAVVAEEVRKLAEQSHEAAKQIAGLISEVQSETASAVTAMDEGTREVKLGAEVVNNAGHAFAEIVVLFEQVSEQVGKITGAVQRVAGGSQDIVTAVQDIAGINLDTAGQTQTVSAVTEEQAASMQEIAAASESLARMAETLTQAVSKFKL, encoded by the coding sequence GTGAAAAGTATCCGGACTTTTTTTATACTTGTCATTACCGGCATTACCCTTGTGGTATTTGGCATTCAGACCTATGTTTCATCAACCCAGATCAGAGAATTTGTCGTGGCTCAACTGGAAGAAAAGTTGCTGTTGCAGGTTTCGCAGGAAGCGACGGCACTATACATCCCCCTCAAAGAAATTGCCGATGAAGCAGTGGCTCTGGGCAATATGACTGCAACTATACCGGAGTACCGTGACGAGATTATAGTTAATTATATTATGAAAAGCGTACAGAAAAGCAAGTCGTTTGCCGGGGCCGGCATAGCGTTTGAACCATATGGTTATCAGCCGGATGTGAAAAATCATTTCCCGTACATCGGAAAGGACCAGAACGGCACCCCGGCTTTGACCTGGGATTACAGTGTAGTGGATTATCATGCGAGAGCGTGGTACAAATTAGGCATCAGTTCGCAAAAACAAATTGCTTATTCAGAGCCCTATTTGGATCAAAGTGATGCCAGCCGGATATGGGTAAGCTGCGTTCATCCGATCGAAAAAAACGGGAAGCGCATTGGCGTGTCCGCAGCGGATTTTACCCTGGATACTTTTAAGAAGCAACTGACCGACATCCGGGTAGGGCAGAACGGTTATGCCTTCGCGCTTACCCGGACTGGTTTAGTAATCGGCAATTATACCGGCCCCGGCACGGAGCAGGCAAAAGACTTGTCGGTACAACTTACTCAGGTGGCTGACAAGGATTGGCAGGCGTTGGGCCAAGCTGCGCTGCAGGCGGACAAGCCGGGAGTTATGCGGGTAAACGACAATTATATCGTATACTCCCCGGTAGGTGACAGTGGTATGACTCTGTTCCTGGCCTATCCGGCGGCGGAAGTCTTTGCCGGATTGAACAAGCTGATGTATTTCAACATTATTTTGGTGATTGTTTCCCTGATTTTACTCGTATTGGCCTTAGCCTATGCTGTAAACCGGCGTATTATCAAGCCATTGCAAAGCTTGTCCGAAACTGCCAACCTGGTTGCCGCCGGTGATCTGAGCAATCTCAAGGCAGAACAGACGTCAAATGACGAGATCGGACGGCTGGCGGCGGCATTCCACACCATGTCCGGCAATTTGCGAACCCTGATGGCGCAGGTCATGCAGTCGGCGGAATCGCTGGCGTCTTCGTCAGAAGAGCTGACAGCAAGTGCCGAGCAGTCAGCCCAGGGGGCAAGCCAGACAGCAACAACCATTACGGCGGTGGCAGCCGGTACCGAACGGCAAACCGAAGCCATTAACGAAGCCACGGCGGTTGTTGCCCGCATTTCCGACGAGATCAATCAGGTTGCCGGCAATGTCGGCATAGTTGCGACAACTTCCGGGCAAGCGTCAGGCGCTGCCAAAGAAGGAGGCAAAGCTGTCGAAGCCGCCGTGCGGCAAATGGCTGCTATTGAAACTAAAGTAACACATTCTGCCCAGATTGTAGTTAAGCTGGGGGAACGCTCCCATGAAATCGGCCAAATTGTCAACACCATTGCCGGTATTGCCAGTCAGACCAACCTCTTAGCTCTCAACGCCGCGATTGAGGCCGCACGGGCCGGGGAACAAGGGCGCGGCTTTGCGGTAGTGGCCGAAGAAGTCCGCAAACTGGCTGAACAGTCTCATGAAGCCGCCAAGCAGATTGCCGGGCTCATTAGCGAAGTCCAAAGCGAGACTGCCAGTGCTGTCACCGCCATGGATGAGGGCACCCGTGAAGTAAAACTCGGAGCGGAAGTTGTCAATAATGCAGGTCATGCCTTTGCCGAGATTGTGGTACTGTTTGAGCAGGTATCCGAACAGGTGGGCAAAATAACGGGGGCGGTGCAGCGGGTTGCCGGCGGCAGCCAGGATATTGTTACTGCCGTACAAGACATTGCCGGCATAAACCTGGATACTGCCGGACAAACCCAGACAGTTTCAGCGGTTACCGAAGAACAGGCAGCATCCATGCAGGAAATCGCTGCCGCCAGCGAGTCGCTGGCAAGGATGGCGGAGACGCTGACGCAGGCAGTAAGCAAATTTAAACTGTAG
- a CDS encoding ammonium transporter has translation MMQAGDTAFILICTCVVLFMTPAVAVLYGSLTERRYGPTMLMQTCIAIPVITIVWSLLGFTLAFGSDVLGGLIGGLDYLFLRNIGIETGAFAPTVSFALFFVFQATFAIITSALICGAVVGRMRLLPYMLFISLWSLLVYSPVVHWVWGGGILQQWGYVDFAGGVPVHMIAGFSALAAVKAVGNRETGKEGPSNLTNVVIAMGILWAGWFCFNGGSSMAAGGIAAVAMVSTLLGSSAGAIVWMMLAYYRNDKQVTILDLSFGALAGLIVSSPLAGYVVPWAIILAGAIAGLACYYAVLFRIQRNYDDTLDVWALHGVGGLLGAFLLGIFADPSLAPAAGLLYGNPQQLTVQAAGILIAAVYCFFVTYVMVKVINRFSRFRTAGDVPEDFGTEEDTAVMNG, from the coding sequence ATGATGCAAGCTGGAGATACCGCATTTATTTTAATTTGTACCTGCGTTGTTTTGTTCATGACTCCTGCGGTGGCTGTTCTTTATGGCAGCTTGACGGAAAGGCGCTATGGGCCGACGATGCTGATGCAAACCTGTATTGCCATACCCGTTATTACCATTGTCTGGAGCCTGCTGGGCTTTACCCTCGCCTTCGGCAGCGATGTTCTCGGAGGCCTGATTGGCGGTTTAGACTATCTTTTCCTGCGCAATATCGGGATCGAGACCGGTGCCTTTGCACCTACGGTTTCCTTTGCGCTTTTCTTTGTTTTTCAGGCTACATTTGCCATTATAACGTCGGCATTGATTTGCGGCGCCGTCGTCGGTCGTATGCGCTTACTGCCTTATATGCTTTTTATCTCTCTTTGGAGTCTCCTGGTATACAGCCCCGTGGTACATTGGGTATGGGGCGGCGGTATTTTGCAGCAATGGGGTTATGTGGATTTTGCCGGCGGCGTGCCGGTCCATATGATCGCCGGTTTCTCCGCTTTGGCGGCGGTAAAAGCCGTCGGCAACCGGGAGACGGGCAAGGAGGGCCCCAGTAATCTGACAAATGTTGTGATTGCCATGGGGATTTTGTGGGCCGGTTGGTTTTGCTTCAATGGCGGCAGCTCCATGGCAGCCGGCGGCATCGCCGCTGTGGCCATGGTTTCCACTTTGCTGGGCAGCTCCGCCGGGGCCATCGTCTGGATGATGTTAGCCTACTACCGCAATGACAAACAGGTGACGATTTTAGACCTTTCTTTCGGCGCCTTGGCAGGGCTCATTGTCAGCTCCCCTTTGGCCGGCTATGTTGTCCCCTGGGCAATTATTTTGGCTGGCGCCATCGCGGGACTCGCCTGCTATTACGCCGTACTCTTTCGCATACAGCGCAATTATGATGATACCTTGGATGTTTGGGCGCTCCACGGTGTCGGCGGCCTGCTAGGCGCTTTCCTGCTGGGAATTTTTGCTGATCCTTCTCTGGCTCCCGCTGCCGGCCTGCTTTATGGGAATCCGCAGCAATTGACGGTGCAAGCCGCCGGGATCCTTATTGCCGCCGTCTATTGTTTTTTTGTTACGTATGTCATGGTGAAGGTCATCAACCGTTTCTCCCGTTTCCGCACGGCGGGGGATGTGCCGGAGGATTTCGGCACCGAGGAGGACACTGCCGTCATGAACGGCTGA